Proteins encoded together in one Mus pahari chromosome 9, PAHARI_EIJ_v1.1, whole genome shotgun sequence window:
- the Ybey gene encoding endoribonuclease YbeY isoform X2 has translation MSLVIKNLQRVVPIRRVPLRRKMDLVRSILGVKKFDLGIICVDNKTIQNINRIYRNKNVPTDVLSFPFHENLKAGEFPQPHSPDDYNLGDIFLGVEYILQHCRESEDYCNVLTVTATHGLCHLLGFTHSSEAEWQKWISAGPAALEGLSPHYSFIL, from the exons ATGAGTTTGGTGATTAAAAATCTGCAGCGGGTGGTCCCCATCAGAAGAGTGCCACTTCGCAGGAAGATGGATTTAGTCAGGAGTATCTTAGGAGTGAAGAAATTTGACCTGGGGATCATCTGTGTTGACAACAAGACTATTCAGAACATTAATAGGATCTACAGGAATAAAAATGTCCCAACTGACgtgctttcttttccatttcacgag AATCTGAAAGCAGGCGAATTTCCTCAGCCACACTCACCGGATGATTATAATTTGGGAGACATTTTCCTCGGGGTGGAGTATATCCTCCAGCATTGCAGAGAAAGTGAGGATTACTGTAATGTCCTGACG GTGACAGCCACCCATGGACTCTGTCACCTGCTGGGCTTCACCCACAGCTCCGAGGCCGAGTGGCAAAAG TGGATCTCTGCTGGTCCTGCTGCCCTGGAGGGCCTCAGCCCACACTACAGCTTCATTCTGTGA
- the Ybey gene encoding endoribonuclease YbeY isoform X1: MSLVIKNLQRVVPIRRVPLRRKMDLVRSILGVKKFDLGIICVDNKTIQNINRIYRNKNVPTDVLSFPFHENLKAGEFPQPHSPDDYNLGDIFLGVEYILQHCRESEDYCNVLTVTATHGLCHLLGFTHSSEAEWQKMYNQEKLVLEELSCYTGARLQPLSRGLY; this comes from the exons ATGAGTTTGGTGATTAAAAATCTGCAGCGGGTGGTCCCCATCAGAAGAGTGCCACTTCGCAGGAAGATGGATTTAGTCAGGAGTATCTTAGGAGTGAAGAAATTTGACCTGGGGATCATCTGTGTTGACAACAAGACTATTCAGAACATTAATAGGATCTACAGGAATAAAAATGTCCCAACTGACgtgctttcttttccatttcacgag AATCTGAAAGCAGGCGAATTTCCTCAGCCACACTCACCGGATGATTATAATTTGGGAGACATTTTCCTCGGGGTGGAGTATATCCTCCAGCATTGCAGAGAAAGTGAGGATTACTGTAATGTCCTGACG GTGACAGCCACCCATGGACTCTGTCACCTGCTGGGCTTCACCCACAGCTCCGAGGCCGAGTGGCAAAAG ATGTACAACCAGGAGAAactggtgctggaggaactgagctGCTACACAGGAGCGAGGCTCCAGCCCCTGAGCAGGGGACTCTACTGA
- the Ybey gene encoding endoribonuclease YbeY isoform X3, with amino-acid sequence MSLVIKNLQRVVPIRRVPLRRKMDLVRSILGVKKFDLGIICVDNKTIQNINRIYRNKNVPTDVLSFPFHENLKAGEFPQPHSPDDYNLGDIFLGVEYILQHCRESEDYCNVLTRCRLNLEECLRGVLQLPALSSKVIRCPLQASRMSVLTCIYIQF; translated from the exons ATGAGTTTGGTGATTAAAAATCTGCAGCGGGTGGTCCCCATCAGAAGAGTGCCACTTCGCAGGAAGATGGATTTAGTCAGGAGTATCTTAGGAGTGAAGAAATTTGACCTGGGGATCATCTGTGTTGACAACAAGACTATTCAGAACATTAATAGGATCTACAGGAATAAAAATGTCCCAACTGACgtgctttcttttccatttcacgag AATCTGAAAGCAGGCGAATTTCCTCAGCCACACTCACCGGATGATTATAATTTGGGAGACATTTTCCTCGGGGTGGAGTATATCCTCCAGCATTGCAGAGAAAGTGAGGATTACTGTAATGTCCTGACG CGATGTAGGCTCAACCTAGAGGAATGTCTCCGTGGTGTTTTACAACTGCCTGCACTCAGCTCCAAGGTTATCAGAtgtcctcttcaggcctccaggATGTCTGTACTCACgtgcatatatatacaattttaa